CGCAGCAGACTGCATTAAAATATCACTTTTTGATGTGAAAACTACCGCCATAAGTAATACTATGTTCATCATTATGAAAGTTGCTATAAATTTATCGAATTTCATTGAGCCCTCATTTTAGTAGACTAAAGACAAATATATACTGATAAGCTGTATTTTACAAATGTATTGGGTAAAAAGAGAGGGCATACGACTTTGATGCCATATGCCCTTTATTGGAACTATCTTGTTTTGAATACTTCGACGGCAGTGTTCATTTGTTCTGCCTGTCTGCTGAGATCATCTATGGTCATTGTTATTTCCCGTACGGATGCTGCACTTTGTTCCAGACCTGAAGATACTGCCTGCACACTGTCGTTAACATTATCAATTGCCTGATTTTGTTCGGAAACAGAGGCATCTATAAGATTATTTGCACTTACAACCTCATCTATGGCTTCTACAATATTATTGAACACGTCAACTGTTGCCTGAAGAGCCTTAACGCCTTGTTCAACCTCTTTCTCTGCTTTATTCATATTTCTGGAGGCGATCCCTGTTTCTGACTGAAGAGTTTCTATTATAGTCTCAATCTCAGAGATGGCAGATTGTGTGCGTTCTGCCAGTTTCCTTACTTCATCCGCCACAACGGCAAAACCTCTTCCAGCCTCGCCGGCTCTGGCAGCTTCGATTGCAGCATTCAGTGCGAGCAGGTTTGTCTGGTCTGCGATATCGTTGATTGTGATGAGGATTTCGCTTATTTCATGTGAAGATTTGGATAAGTTGTCTATTGTGTCAGAAAGCTGAACAGAAGAAGTTTTGATAGCTTCTATACTGCTGTTAGTTTCTTTCAGGCGGATTACTCCTTCGTCTGCTTTATCTTTTGCTCCGTCACTTTTTTCTATGATGTGTCTGAGGTTTTCCAGAACATTTATAGAGGAAGCTGCCATCTCTTCCATAGCGCTTGCGATAGTGCTTATCTGTGATGTCTGGTCAGACAGAGTTACATCCAGCTGTTCGCTTGCGCTGGAAAGTTCTATACTTCCCGATGCAACACTTTCAGAGCTGGTGCGTATGCTTTTGGCTATGGCGGTGAGGTTATCCACCATCTTTACCATAGAGGCGTAAAGCCCTGTTGCATTATCTTTATCTTTTATATCCATGTCAAGCTTGCCTTCTGCAATCATCTCAGCAAGCCTGCTCATGTCCTGTGGTTCCCCGCCAAGAGGAGCCATTACACTTTTTTTAATAAAGAAGGCGAACATGACGGCGATAATTAGACCTATTCCGGAAATAGCCATAGTTATTCTTTTTAAAAGTTGTGTCTTCGCTTGCATCTCAGGTCCAAGAGTGTCCTGCTCGGCTTTGACAGAAAGTGTAACATCTTCTGCCAGCTTACCTATCTGCGGTCCAAGTTTGTATAGTTTGTCATTTACTATGTCGTTGCGTACTTTTACAAAATTTTCTATGTCATCAATAATTTTGACGTACA
This window of the Denitrovibrio acetiphilus DSM 12809 genome carries:
- a CDS encoding methyl-accepting chemotaxis protein, producing MKISKLIIIGFSVVIAIILTISASSIFESAYSSSGFKSYRQLAMDTNLAGRLQANMLMVRMNVMSFLLTNRDNDLAGFNEYVGKMNDFLDQAQEEIQEPARAKAIDTLENHLNDYENYFADVVDIIHKRNAELGNLQETGIRMRKNLTEITQSAYKDGDPDAAFYAGSIQEHVLLSRYYILQYTKSNSEQDLETARTEINQSINELLPDTIRNIQNPTRKALLNDFIEARKLYVKIIDDIENFVKVRNDIVNDKLYKLGPQIGKLAEDVTLSVKAEQDTLGPEMQAKTQLLKRITMAISGIGLIIAVMFAFFIKKSVMAPLGGEPQDMSRLAEMIAEGKLDMDIKDKDNATGLYASMVKMVDNLTAIAKSIRTSSESVASGSIELSSASEQLDVTLSDQTSQISTIASAMEEMAASSINVLENLRHIIEKSDGAKDKADEGVIRLKETNSSIEAIKTSSVQLSDTIDNLSKSSHEISEILITINDIADQTNLLALNAAIEAARAGEAGRGFAVVADEVRKLAERTQSAISEIETIIETLQSETGIASRNMNKAEKEVEQGVKALQATVDVFNNIVEAIDEVVSANNLIDASVSEQNQAIDNVNDSVQAVSSGLEQSAASVREITMTIDDLSRQAEQMNTAVEVFKTR